One genomic segment of Oncorhynchus mykiss isolate Arlee chromosome 10, USDA_OmykA_1.1, whole genome shotgun sequence includes these proteins:
- the LOC110533509 gene encoding zinc finger protein ZPR1, translating into MSVIAEENVRGIGGSVFKEISADNDEDNQPTEIESLCMNCYQNGMTRILLTKIPFFKEVIISSFTCPNCSWSNTEIQSAGRIQDQGIAYTLKVKSKQDMNREVVKADSATTRIPELDFEIPPYTQKGSLSTIEGLIDRAVAGLEQDQQLRNATAPEVAVKIDEFIDKLKKLKEGVFTLVIDDPSGNSFVENPFAPQKDEALSVSHYKRTPQQDAQLGIKAEDEEEKPSNDIDYMRNEVLTFNTNCPECNAPASTNMKLVQIPHFKEVIIMATNCDDCGHRTNEVKSGGATEELGTKITLHLTDVSDMSRDLLKSETCSILIPELEFELGMAAVGGKFTTLEGLLKDIKDLIVSKNPFTCGDSSTSDRTEKLKLFGEKIDKIMAGEMDVHVVLDDPAGNSYLQNVYAPDPDPEMTTEKYTRTFEQNEDLGLNDMKTEGYQE; encoded by the exons ATGTCAGTCATAGCAGAGGAAAATGTCCGTGGCATTGGCGGTAGTGTTTTCAAGGAGATCAGTGCTGATAATGACGAAGACAATCAACCCACCGAAATTGAGAGTCTGTGCATGAATTGTTACCAAAAT GGAATGACACGTATTCTTCTTACTAAGATTCCTTTCTTTAAAGAAGTTATCATCAGTTCTTTCACCTGTCCCAACTGCAGCTGGTCGAACACTGAAATCCAATCAGCTGGTCGCATACAGGATCAAGGCATCGCCTACACACTCAAAGTCAAGTCAAAACAG GATATGAATCGAGAAGTTGTCAAAGCAGACAGTGCAACCACCAGAATCCCAGAACTGGATTTTGAAATCCCCCCATACACTCAGAAGGGCT CACTCTCTACCATCGAAGGCCTCATAGACCGTGCAGTTGCAGGGTTGGAGCAAGACCAACAACTAAGAAAT GCAACTGCACCAGAAGTTGCTGTAAAGATTGATGAGTTCATTGATAAATTGAAGAAGTTGAAAGAAGGTGTATTCACACTG GTCATTGATGATCCATCTGGGAACAGTTTTGTGGAGAACCCCTTTGCTCCGCAGAAAGATGAGGCTCTCTCGGTCAGCCACTACAAGAGAACACCCCAACAGGACGCCCAGTTAGGAATAAAG GCTGAAGACGAGGAGGAAAAGCCCAGTAATGACATTGACTATATGAGAAATGAG GTGTTGACGTTTAATACAAACTGTCCAGAGTGCAATGCCCCAGCCTCGACAAACATGAAGCTTGTCC AAATACCCCATTTCAAAGAAGTCATTATCATGGCAACAAACTGTGATGACTGTGGACATCGAACCAACGAA GTGAAATCTGGTGGAGCCACAGAAGAGCTGGGCACCAAGATAACTCTTCACCTCACTGACGTGTCTGACATGTCCAGAGATCTTCTCAAG TCGGAGACATGTAGCATCCTCATACCTGAGCTGGAGTTTGAGTTGGGGATGGCTGCTGTCGGTGGCAAATTCACCACCTTGGAGGGACTCCTCAAAGACATCAAAGATCTG ATTGTTTCCAAAAATCCATTCACTTGTGGAGACAGCTCCACTTCAGATCGAACAGAGAAACTGAAACTTTTTGGCGAGAAGATTGACAAG ATCATGGCGGGAGAAATGGATGTGCACGTTGTTCTCGACGACCCTGCAGGGAACAGCTATCTCCAG AACGTCTATGCCCCTGACCCAGACCCAGAGATGACAACTGAGAAGTACACCAGGACATTTGAGCAGAATGAAGACCTTGGTCTCAATGACATGAAGACAGAGGGCTATCAGGAGTAA